A genomic region of Gemmata massiliana contains the following coding sequences:
- a CDS encoding MlaE family ABC transporter permease yields MLNAITNLERFGQLVAFALRAVPTSATAFPRFGQWLRPFYSVVVGGLPLAVVTGLALGVVIWMHTRDVLARTGTGAVEYLPTFLAAAVLLELAPVGAGLIVAARTGASLGAELASMRVTEQIDALELLGVSPLRRLVGPRIVACVFAVPVLHVLIAATALGSGFVAEQVTGSTTYLKYDTAAVRELLLQDVVPAGLKTLVFGLVVGVTGCFIGLNAREGSEGVGRAATDSVVACVLLVLAVDVLLVGLIKAGQQFI; encoded by the coding sequence GTGCTCAACGCGATCACTAATCTCGAACGATTCGGCCAGCTCGTGGCGTTCGCGCTGCGAGCCGTGCCTACTTCTGCCACCGCATTTCCCCGATTCGGACAGTGGCTCCGGCCGTTTTACAGCGTCGTCGTCGGCGGGCTCCCGCTCGCGGTCGTCACGGGCCTGGCGCTCGGCGTCGTGATTTGGATGCACACGCGCGACGTGCTCGCGCGCACCGGAACCGGAGCCGTTGAGTATCTGCCCACATTCCTCGCAGCGGCCGTACTGCTCGAACTCGCACCGGTTGGGGCGGGGTTGATTGTCGCGGCGCGCACGGGCGCGAGTTTGGGTGCGGAACTCGCTTCGATGCGCGTGACGGAACAGATCGACGCGCTCGAACTACTCGGCGTATCCCCACTGCGCCGATTGGTTGGTCCGCGGATCGTCGCGTGCGTGTTTGCGGTGCCCGTCTTGCACGTTTTGATTGCTGCGACCGCGCTTGGCAGCGGATTCGTCGCCGAGCAAGTCACCGGCTCGACAACCTATCTGAAGTACGACACGGCAGCCGTGCGCGAACTGCTTCTGCAAGACGTGGTCCCGGCGGGCCTCAAGACGCTCGTCTTCGGTTTGGTCGTCGGCGTGACGGGGTGCTTCATCGGGCTGAACGCCCGCGAAGGGTCCGAGGGTGTGGGGCGCGCCGCGACCGACAGCGTGGTCGCGTGCGTGCTTCTCGTGCTTGCAGTGGACGTGCTACTCGTCGGACTCATCAAGGCGGGCCAGCAGTTCATTTAA